Genomic window (Amaranthus tricolor cultivar Red isolate AtriRed21 chromosome 7, ASM2621246v1, whole genome shotgun sequence):
tctttttttctctttaatttcttattttttgttaatttcttaTAGATGTTTGCCTTCGTTTTTGTATTCATTtgctttttctattttttttccttgttcaACTAGTTTTTACTAGATACTCCCTTCCATTTTCCCTATTAGTCCCATTTCCAAATAGTGTTAAGACACTCTAttagtctcatttctatttatagtatgttatttttttacctTATTAACCTTACTCACATTACCTTATTACAATTAATCTAATGAAGAACCATTAACAATTTACTTATTACCCTTTCTCTCTTCTTTCTAAGTGGTCCTATTTGACCCACctaaaaattagtgaaaagacaaatgggactaattaaaagaataggagggagtatttccCTTCATAAATATTAGACAACACACCATTTGCTTTAATTATATTGCAAAATTGCAATGAATAAGACATGCTAAATTGTTAATGACTACGCCTCATcataaaatcaaatgaaaagtaaaatattatttgtataCATCTAAACAATTTGGATGATGGATGATGATTAAAAAAACAGTTGTAAACATAGAAAACAAAGTAGAAAATGAAGTACCACCCAATATGGTATATGACGTAGTACAAAAAATGAAGTAGTAAAGGAAGTTAAGATAATAACTAAAAAGTTTGCCTAAACATCTTCAAACATATGCATAAGATATGTTTTTTGCTCCTCTAGTGAACATCCAAAAAGTTTTATCCTCGCTTATTTTACATTTAGTAAATGATATGCCATAAATGAAAATGTAGATTCAACTCCATATGAGTCAACTCCCGATAAACTCTTCACGTTTAGATCGAATGTTCTCTACGATAGTGTTCCCTTCCCCAAGAGCTTGAGCCACATTGTCCAAATCCTTTTAGATGACTAGAAGCTCACTTTgtaatattttgttaacttttcTTTTCTCATATGAGCTCAAAGTATCAGCTAAATCAAAATTATGCTCAGTAGTGCTATCCTCCTTAGGAATAACTTTTTAAATTCCTACTAAACccaatttcaatttcttctcCTTGGTCGTGCTAGGGAGTTCATCAGTTGTTCTATCattagaaaataatttgtaCAGTGAGTCGAAGTGATGAAATATGGTCTTTTTCCACTTATTAGCTTTTGGTTTATCCTATATCTTTTCAAGAAAAGAAGCTGTTAAGTGGAAAGAGAACCCATTTCATCACTTTGACTCATAGTATGAGTTGTTTTCTAAAGATAGAATTGGGGCAGCCAAGGAGGAGAAATTGATTTGGGTTCATTGGGGATTGAAATAAGGATTACTAAGGAGGATATTACTACTAAAGATATTGGTGATCGCTAATATTTTGAGCTCGATGAGAGATATGAAAATAAAAGCTTACAAAATATTACAAAGTGAGCTTCTAATCATCAAAGAGGATTTTGACAATGTTGCTCAAGCTCATCAGCAAGAGAACATAATGGAAAAGGGCTGACCTCAAAGTGAAGTATTTTGAGAGTCGACTCACATGGAGTTGGGTCTCTAATTTTGTTGTTGAGCATATCATATTCAGATGCAAAACAAGGGAGGATTAGAGAGCTTTTTGGATGCCCACCAGAGGAGCACAAAACATGTCTTATGGATATGTTGTTTAGGCAAACTTTATATTTGTTGTTCGGACTTCCATTGCTACTTCATTTTTTGTACTACGTGATTTActattttgtttctttgttttcaaTGTTTACCACTTTTCTTATCATCCACATTGTTTAGTAAtatatgaattatattttactttCCACTCTTGTTAAGATGAGGGgtagtcattgaccatttaaCATGTCTAATTTTGCAATTTGCAGCAAACTGGTGTACACTATTTGTTATCTTATGAAGGCTAAATATCTAGTAAAAGCTAGCAAGAACAaggaaaaaatagaaaatggaaATGAAATGAAGACTAACATCTATtggaaattgacaaaaactaagaaaaatgaaataaaaattaaggcAAAGCTATAGAAACTAACATTGAACTGTAAGAAAATTAGGTATGTTTGGAATTTTCCTTTTCCTCCTAAATAAACGTAAAGCTATGCATCGGTGGTGATGGATGATGGCTCTCTTGTTTTAAAGAATTTATATCAATAAATGAAAAACCAACGGGTACTTGTGGTTAGTAAGAATGTGTTAGATGTTGCATTCCATCTAGATCCATTGAGAATCAatgtttcttgttcttgtttctcAAGTATATTGTGTTTGCACTTATTTTGTCAATGGTGTAAAACTTTTGCATTCATTAAAAAATTGGCTGTTTGACCCGAgtacttttaccaattttcaaACATGACAAACCTACAGCCAACGGAAGCGAACCCCATTGATCTGGCCTCATCAAAAACCGTCAGCTGCccattattgaataattaggcTGTCTTGACTTGGCATTCTATGTCTGATTATCCTGTAGCAAATCAAAGCAAACCAAACTAACCCAATTCACTTGGCAGTCACCAGAACTTTCAGCTATCCTGTCTCTCGTTTCCTTGTGCCCTCTTTCATTTCATGGCCCCTGCTCGAAATTTTTCTAAATCTGGCCTTCTTTTACAGGTTCTGATGGATGATATTAATGCTGGATATGAGCGCCTTGCAGAATTGCAGGTATTGTGAAATGATTCCGTTTATGATTGTGCTCGAATGACTTTTCTGCTCTGATTATGCTGCTATAATATATAAATCTGATTGCATTTTTTGGGACAACATGTTAGTGGCTTCAGCACAATGTTTTCATTCCCATGAACCTCTTTTCctttatatatttcatacttgCTCATTCCAGATAATGTGGTAAAAAGTGAACCATCAATTTCTATGCCGCGGAAGATCAAAACTTTATAATAACTCCAAAAATAGTTATGTGAATTCTGTGTGTGTGATGGAGAGTAGTATTTTTTGTAGATATGATTACTCTGTTGTCGTAATTGCATTCTACTTTTTTTTACGAGTTTAATTTCCTTACTAAAGGCCCCTTAATTCACTAAACCTGAGTGATCACCTAGACAAGACATacaaaatcattaaaagtttgttttgtttggcactCGGTTTCAATTGGTTACCAAGCTTTTCTAATTGCTGCTCTAAGTTTAGGGTGTTAAATTGCGGAAATTTAAATTAGACGTAGCCAGTGCTCCATTGTTGAGTGATGGTTGACAAATGGGTGGCCGCAGCCAGACTAGGATGGTCCAGATGGATCTTCTATTGTGTTAACGCACCATTGTTGAGCgggctctttttttttttttttatttcgtttTATATTTAGTTACAAAATTTGGCTCATGACTCATGAGTCATGAGTAGCATCAGGGTTgcggtaatggaatgttgtacaTTTTGCTCATGATCATACGCTAGTTGGGCATACTCAGCCTAGGCTAACCTATCTGCGAACCACCTctacctttttttcttttttttgcaaattggGAAATTATATTATAAGAGAATACCTAATAAGAGACCAAAATCCTTAAAGGGACATCTAAAGCTCTCTCCGGCATAAAAAAACCCCTTAGGGAATAAGGCATTGAGTAAACAAAAGATGTAGAGCGCCTTTTAAAGAAAAGTGGGCAAGCCACAAGCACACTCAGACCATACCAAAAGGTTTGTTACGAAAACACCTATACCCAATAGGTCATACACCTGAGGGTTAGTCACAGTCCGACTCACCTAACCACCTCTACCCTGAATCAAGATTCCAGAAACAAAATTGAATTTGCCTTCAAGAAATTCCATATACTTGAAGGCGAACGCATGATTTGTCCCAAAATTTAATCCTCTTTCTCTACATTTTACGTACCTTTCTAGTTGTGTTTATGCTTTGCAGGTTAGAAGAGTGAATGGAGAGGAGATTGATAATCTAAAGCACTTGTATCAACTCGTAGAAGAATGTAAAGAAAAGAACTTAAGGATTGATTTGGAGGATGATAGAGTTATTGTATTGGACTACGACAAATCTAAGTTCGCTACTTCTCGGATTTTGAAGCGTCATAGAATACCTTCCTCTGCGTCTACTGACCTTGTTGAGACTGAACAGGAACAATTTGTATCTGCATCTCATACCTGATTTCTTCTTTCCTGTTTTAGTCATCACCATTGTTGAATTTATTGGATTGTTCTACCAGTATTCAAAATTATGATCTTATTTTGCAATAGATTTGCACCACATCATCATCTTATCTAGTGTATTCCAATCATAGGAAACTATGATCAGGTTCTGAGGAAGGAAGAAAAATGACAACCCATACCCAAAAAAAAGGATGCAGTCAAAGAGTCCCGGCTCGAGAGAGATTGTcaaaatgatattaataataataattagttatttttttcaatatttatcATCCAATGGAATCTTTAATacctaacattttttttttcatccaaagtgtcaaaaagtacctaataaattttttttaaaaaaagtacgtaataaaaaaaaattccaaaaatacctaataaaaaatttttttttcaaaagagtacTAAATAACAGCGGGGGTTAAGTTTTTCGTTATCTTTTTTGCCCATCtttaaaaagtacctaataaaatttttcttttcaaaagagtactaAGAACACAACATAATTatccaatacaaacacaacatTATATATACAAGTGGTCTTTGGATTTTTCCCCTATATTATCCCCTTCATGTACAATATACAAATGGTTCTATCCATCAATTTATGGGGATTTCAAAAAAGAAGGAATATTTTTATCATCTTTAATTTCACTTCTCTCATCAAATAAAGTGTACCCTTTTTTTTTATACCAAATCCTTCCCACATCATCCAAACCACAATCATTCTTAACCAAATGTGCATTTTCAAAGTAACAAACTTCCTCTTTTAATGTCTTAATCCTAAAACCCTTCCAATCATACACAATACTATTacattttgttaaaaaaaaccccaaagtaAATCCTAATCTTAATAGTTTTCATGAGGTCACACAACCTAAAACaaagtaattgaaaaaaaaatcaaaatccaatCACAAATCCAACAAGAAGAATtaaagcaaaagtgtaaaattcaataaaattataccaaattttcgaaaaaaaaaattagggcaaAGTTACTTACTTGAAGATTTTCGCAGAGGAAAGTGAGTGAAGATGAGTAAGAAAATAGTAATGGAAGAAGAACTTTAAAATTGCAAACAAATGGCTCCTTGGGCGAAGAAGATGGGGCGTCTATAATGGGGGTCTTTGAAACAGTGAGTGAGGAAAAGGATGGGAAATTATAGGAGAGACAAAATATTTTGAATAAGGAAATGGAATTGGGTCTGTTTTTTTGAAGGgaaaaagcaaatgaaaaatgaaaaacttaACCCAGCCATTACTTGGTActcttaaaagaaaattttttattaggtattttttggaaaaaaaaaaatttttattaggtacttttttgtaaaaaaaaaaatttacacttttttcttatttttattattttctttctatttaatatttaacttttatatttaattacaaTCCAAAAATATAGGGTGAAGATCCAGAGATCTTCAAATATCACTtatattttaatacttttatttattagcttataaatatatttttccattAACACCGTGTAAAAATTTGACTACCTTATTGTCATAATTGGTCAATTTATGCTTTGACATAGTGAAAGATTTTTATTTGACCATATCAAAACAAGGTGGATAACAATTTGACAAGCAAATTTTGACAAGAAAATGTTACTATCAATTGAAAATTGATGAAATTGAGAGAATTTAGGaaattacaaagaaaaaataGTGCAGGTCTTAAAAATTGATACACTAAACATAGAATATTAACCAATTTTAGgataacaagaagaaaaaaccATAATTAGGAATCATTGGAAGGCAAACCACAACATTAGGAAATTATGTATGCTACAATACAATGCATATAAGAGGATGTAGGATGATACCTAAAGCTTAAGCTAACGAGCCTAGTTAAGGCTATCTCTTATATCCTCtctaaaaacaaacaaaaaaaaaatataaaaacatcaaataattcaaaataaaatcattttaaggtgGTGTTGAAGTTAGATATTTTCTCTTGTTAGCTTTGTAATATAGATTATATTAGTGTTTATAATGGAAAAAAGAACATTGATCACCTCCATATTGCTTCCATGGTTAATGTCCATGGTTGTGATGGTGACTCGGGCCGAGGATCCTTACCTTTTCTTCGAATGGAAGGTTACTTATGGAACCCTTTCTCCCCTCGGAGTTCCTCAACAAGTTATTCTTATCAATGGACAATTTCCCGGTCCTAATCTCAACACTACCACCAATAACAACATTGTTCTTAATGTGTATAATCATCTTGATGAGCCTCTTCTCTTCCATTGGTTTGTATTCTtctttatataattttcttatgGTTTCAAATACCCTTTTGTCTCGAAGATTCGTTccatatttttattgatatgatCGTTCTTTTGAATTTGTTACTGACAATGACATGCGAAAGGAAAATGTCATTATCAGAAGCAAATTCATTAGGACGAATGGCGTCAAATGGCTTAAAAGATGCTAATATAGTTTCCTTTGTTGAAAAATTTGTTAGGAGCGGGATTCAACAAAGGAAGAACTCATGGCAAGATGGTACACCAGGAACAATGTGTCCAATACTACCAGGCACAAATTACACATACCGTTTCCAAGTGAAAGATCAAATCGGTAGTTACTTCTACTTCCCATCAACAGGATTCATGAGGGCTGCCGGAGGATTTGGTGGGCTTAGAGTTAACAGCCGATTGTTGATCCCCGTGCCTTTTGCTGATCCTGAGGATGATTACACCGTGATGGTAGGAGATTGGTACAAGGATGGACATGTTCAGCTTCGAAAACGCCTTGATAGTGGTAAGACTCTTGCTAGGCCCGATGGTGTCCTTATGAATGGCAAACAAGGTAAAGTGGGAGACCCTAAGGAAGAGCCTCTATTCACAATGAAGCCAGGAAAGACCTACAGGTACAGAATTTGTAATGTTGGTATGAAGAACTCCATTAACTTTAGGATTCAAGGTCATCACATGAAGCTTGTTGAGCTTGGAGGATCTCACACTGTACAAAATGTCTATGATTCTCTTGATATTCATCTTGGCGAATGTTACTCCGTGCTTGTCACAGCTGATAAAGAGGCTAAAGACTACTACATGATCGCTTCCACAAGGTTCgatctagttttttttttttttgctatttggCTAACTGTTAGCTAGCAATTGTTCTGACTTCTGAGCATTTGAAAGGTGTCTGCTTGCACAGGAGGCTTCaaatgttagtttttatttagattaattACTCGTGTTTAAGCCCCTAAAATCAAACATGGTGTAAaaaattatgtgtatttttGCTCTGCCCCTACTGATTAGCGACCCAATTTACAGGTTCACAAAGTACCACCTCCAGGCAACCGGCATAATTCGCTACGTAGGAGGAAAGGGATCACCATCAACAATCCTACCCGAGGCACCAGTTGGTTGGGCCTGGTCTTTGAATCAGTTCAGATCCTTTAGGTGGAACTTGACTGCTAGTGCAGCTAGGCCTAACCCACAAGGATCATACCATTATGGTCAGATTAACATTACTAGAACCATCAAGTTGGTTAACACAGCAGGTACCGTTGATGGAAAACTTCGTTATGCCATCAACGGTCACTCCCACACTGACGCTCAAACTCCATTGAAACTCCTTGAGTACTACCGCGTTACTGAGAAGGAATTCAAGTACGATGTGATCAAGGACGAGCCACCATCTAATGTTGATACCTTAGACAAGTTCACTACCGGGCCTAATGTACTTAATGGTACCTTCAGAAActttgttgagattattttcGAAAACCATGAGAAGAGCATCCAATCTTGGCATTTGGATGGTTACTCCTTCTTCCCTGTCGCGTAAGTAAACTCTACGAGTACTATCATCATGACTTTACGAGATATTTGACAATAAGCATATTTTGTGAATGAATTGGAAAACAGGATTGAGGTCGGAGAATGGACACCCGAGAAAAGAAAGAACTACAATCTGTTGGACGCAGTGAGTAGGTACGCAATCCAAGTGTACCCGAAATCATGGGCAGCAATCATGCTGACATTGGACAATGCAGGAATGTGGCAGATAAGGAATGAGTCACCAGAAAGGGCTTACTTGGGACAACAGATGTATGTGAGTGTCTTATCTCCAGAAAGGTCAATCAGAGATGAATACAATCTTCCTGATAACTCTTTGATCTGTGGTGCAGTCAAGACCATGCCCAAACCACCACCTTACAGCATctaatacatatattttttttttaattaattaaatacacaaaatagcaacaaaaattttctttttttaaaaaaaatgtgttgttgagttaatttttatttttaatggaaGAATTAAATTTGTTTCTGTAGttggaaaaaaaaacacaaaggaAGTACCATTGGGATCAATTGAGTGAGGCATTTTGTTGTATTTCTATTAATTAGTCTTGGAGttattattacattgtatatCAAAACAATGTCATAATATGACTAccaagaaattgaaaaaaaggAACAATTGTC
Coding sequences:
- the LOC130817925 gene encoding L-ascorbate oxidase homolog, whose protein sequence is MEKRTLITSILLPWLMSMVVMVTRAEDPYLFFEWKVTYGTLSPLGVPQQVILINGQFPGPNLNTTTNNNIVLNVYNHLDEPLLFHWSGIQQRKNSWQDGTPGTMCPILPGTNYTYRFQVKDQIGSYFYFPSTGFMRAAGGFGGLRVNSRLLIPVPFADPEDDYTVMVGDWYKDGHVQLRKRLDSGKTLARPDGVLMNGKQGKVGDPKEEPLFTMKPGKTYRYRICNVGMKNSINFRIQGHHMKLVELGGSHTVQNVYDSLDIHLGECYSVLVTADKEAKDYYMIASTRFTKYHLQATGIIRYVGGKGSPSTILPEAPVGWAWSLNQFRSFRWNLTASAARPNPQGSYHYGQINITRTIKLVNTAGTVDGKLRYAINGHSHTDAQTPLKLLEYYRVTEKEFKYDVIKDEPPSNVDTLDKFTTGPNVLNGTFRNFVEIIFENHEKSIQSWHLDGYSFFPVAIEVGEWTPEKRKNYNLLDAVSRYAIQVYPKSWAAIMLTLDNAGMWQIRNESPERAYLGQQMYVSVLSPERSIRDEYNLPDNSLICGAVKTMPKPPPYSI